The sequence below is a genomic window from Lysobacter capsici.
ATTCAAACGCAACAGGCCGCCTTCGGGCGGCCTGTTGCGTTGTGGGCGACCGGTTTTGCGGTTTGGCATGCCGCGTAGGCGATGCCGTGTTCGTGATGCCGTGTCCGTAAGGAGACTGCGGTTGCCCGAACGCAACAGCTCCGGGTGGAGTACGGAGCCATCCATTTGCGCACGAGGCCGCGGCTGAAATCGGCGCCCACTTTGGAAAAGGGGGCGAGCGCCCGGCGTGGTTCGATCCTGGGGGCGGTTGGTGCGCGGGGGATTCGCTTTTCGGCGGGCCGGGGGCGTTGATGCAGAAGCCAAAGCCAAAGCAAATCCCCCCTGCCCCCCTTTTTCAAAGGGGGGAAAAGCAAAAGCAAAGGGGCGCGCGATAAGGCTGACGAAGGATGTGGATGTGCGACGCGCACTGGGAATGCGAAACGGCAACGACGCGCGGGCTACTTCCCCGGCTCGCCCTCATGCACATACCGCTCCACCGTCGCCTCGATGCCCTTGCTCAGCTCCATCACCTTGAGCGCGTATTCGGCCAGGCGCTTGTCGTCCTCGGTTTCCGGCGTCCACGACGGCACCGCGGTCGGTTTGCCTTCGACCTGATCCATCGCCACGAACACGATCACGCAGTGCGTGCATAGCCGCTCCTCCGGCTCGCCGTCGTCCAGGCCCGGGTCGCGCGCTTTCACGTCGACCGCGAAATGCATGCTGCTGTTGCCGGTCAGGATCAGCTTGGTGTGGACGGTGACCAGATCGCTGATCCGGATCGGGGCGACGAAGCGGATGCCGCCGACGGCGACGGTCACGCTGTACTTGCCGCTCCAGCCGACCGCGGCGGCGTAGCCGGCCTGGTCGATCCATTTCATCACCATGCCGCCGTGGACCTTGCCGCCGTAGTTGACGTCGGTGGGCTGGGCGAGAAAGCGCAGGTTCAATTCGCGTTGCTGGCCTTTCATGCGCTGGCTCCGGTGGCGGTGTAGACCTTCAAATGCCGCACCACCGCCGCGCCGACCCGATGCACGGCTTCGCGCGCGCGTTCGTCGTCGAGTTGGCCGTAGTCGTGCAGTTTGTCGGCGGCCTGGCCGACCGCGACCTGCTGCGGCACCACGATCAGGCCGAGCTTGGCCAGCGCGTCGCGCAGGACCAGCAGCGAACGCAGGCCGCCCAGCGGCCCGGGCGAGGCCGAGACGATGCCGGCGACCTTGTCGGCGAACAGCGTCGTGCCCGAACGCCCGCCGGGCATCGGCCGCGAGATCCAGTCGAGGGTGTTCTTGACCAGCGCCGGCATCGAGCCGTTGTATTCGGGCGTGCTGATCAACAGGCCGTCGTGTTCGCCGAGCAGCGCCTGCAGGCGCAGCGCGTTCTCGGGCAGGCCTTCGGCCTCGATATCGCCGTCGTAGATCGGCAACGGGTAATCGCGCAGTTCGATCAGGGTCACCTGCGCGCCGGCGGCGCGCGCGCCCTCGGCCAGCACCGGGATCAGGCGGCGGTTGTAGGACCCCGCGCGCAGGCTGCCGGCGAAGGCGAGCAGGCGCGGGGACGGGTCGATCGGGCTGGCGGACATGCGGTGCTCCGTGGCGAATCGCCCGATTATGCGCGAGCCGCCGCTGAGCCGGGTGAGTGCATCGCGTAACGCAAACGCCCCGGCCGAGGCCGGGGCGTTGTCGTTTCCAACCATCGCGGCGGCGCGCACGGCCGCGCGCGCTCAAGCGGCGCTCACTTCTCCAGCTTGAACTCGCCGTACTCCTTGAGCTGGCTCTGCACGGCCTTGTAGTCGCCGACCACCACGATCGATTGGTCCTTGGTCGCGTAGTACTTCTTCGCCGCCGCCTGGATCTGCTCGGCGCCGACCGCGCGCACCTTCGGCACGTACTCGCCGAGAAACTGCGGCGGCAGGCCGTACAGCCAGTTGCTCGCCAGCGACGACGCCACCGACGCCTGCATCTGGTTGCCGATCAGATAACCGCCGGCCACATAGCGCTTGGTGTCTTCCAGCTCCTGCGCCGGCACCGGGTAATCGTTGAGCTTGCCGAATTCGTAGATGAATTCGCCGATCGCAGCGCCGGTGACTTCGTTGCGCACGTCGGCCGAGGCCTGGACGATGCCGCCGGCGCGCAGGGCGTTGAGCCCGCCGCGCGCGCCGTAGGTGTAGCCCTTGTCCTCGCGCAGGTTCTGCATCAAGCGGCTGCTGAAACCGCCGCCGAGGACGATGCCGGCCAGCTGCGCCGGAATGTAGTCGGCATCGGTGGCGGCGATCGCCGGACGGCCCAGCCGCACCGCCGACTGCACGCTGCCGTCGCGCTGCACGAACAGGCGTTGCGGCTTGGCCTCGCGCCGCGCCGGCGCGGTGTCGGCGATCGGCTCGCCGCTGCCCTTCCAGTCACCGAAGGCGGCCTGCGCGTACTTGAAGCCCTCCTCGGCGCTGATCCGGCCGGTGACGATCAACAACGCGCGCTCGGGACGGAAACGGCGCGCGTGTTCGGCGCGGACCTTGTCGGCGGTGACCGCGTTGAGCGCGGCCTCGGTGGGCTGGGTGTGACCGTAGGGATGATCGCCGTAGGTCGCCGCGAGCAAGGCGCGGGTGGCCTTGAAGCCCGGCTGCGCCTGCGACACCTTCAATTCCTGCAAGGCATTGGCCTGGGCGAGCTTGACCTCGGCGTCGGGGAAGTTCGCCTGCTGGGCGACTTCGGCCAGCAACCGCAGCATCGCTTCGGACTGGGTCGGCAGCGCGTAGCCGCTGAGGATCACGCCGTCGTTGAGCGCGCCGGCGGCGAGCGTGCCGCCGTAGCCCTGCGCGGCCTCGGCGATCGCCTTGGCGTCGCGCTTGGGCGTGCCCTGGGTCAGCAACTGCGCATACAGCGAGGCGAAGCCCGAGGCGTCGGCGGCATCGGCGGCGAAGCCGGCATTGCGCACCGCCAGCACGTAGTCGACCCGCGGCAGGCCCTTGCGCGGCACGACCCAGACTTCCAGGCCGTTGGCGAGCGTCTTCTGCGCGATCTGCGGCACCGGCAAGGCCTTGTCGGCGGCCAGCGGCGGCAGTTGCGAAGGCAGTTTGGCGGTGGGACCGGCGAGCGCGGCGCCGCCGGTCGCAACCAGGGCCAGCGAGGTCGCCAGGGCGAGCAGGTTCTTGTGCATGTTCATGTCGTCTCCTCGCTCAGTTCTGGCCGGACGGCGCGGCGGCGGCGGGCGCGGCCATGGCGGTCGGCCGGCGGTCGATCACGGTGCGGTTGGCGCGGGTCAGGTAGGTCTTGGCCGCGCGCTGCAGGTCGGCCGAGGTCACCGCTTCGATCCAGCCGGGAATCTTGTTGACCACGTTGGCGTCGCCCCACAGGGTCTGCATGCGCGCGACGGTGTCGGCGCGGTCGATGTAGCTTTCCAGGCCGTTGTACCAATCGGCCAGCATCTTGGTCTTGACCCGCTTGAGCGTGGCCGCATCGACCCCGCCCTGGGCG
It includes:
- a CDS encoding NADPH-dependent FMN reductase, yielding MSASPIDPSPRLLAFAGSLRAGSYNRRLIPVLAEGARAAGAQVTLIELRDYPLPIYDGDIEAEGLPENALRLQALLGEHDGLLISTPEYNGSMPALVKNTLDWISRPMPGGRSGTTLFADKVAGIVSASPGPLGGLRSLLVLRDALAKLGLIVVPQQVAVGQAADKLHDYGQLDDERAREAVHRVGAAVVRHLKVYTATGASA
- a CDS encoding M16 family metallopeptidase; its protein translation is MNMHKNLLALATSLALVATGGAALAGPTAKLPSQLPPLAADKALPVPQIAQKTLANGLEVWVVPRKGLPRVDYVLAVRNAGFAADAADASGFASLYAQLLTQGTPKRDAKAIAEAAQGYGGTLAAGALNDGVILSGYALPTQSEAMLRLLAEVAQQANFPDAEVKLAQANALQELKVSQAQPGFKATRALLAATYGDHPYGHTQPTEAALNAVTADKVRAEHARRFRPERALLIVTGRISAEEGFKYAQAAFGDWKGSGEPIADTAPARREAKPQRLFVQRDGSVQSAVRLGRPAIAATDADYIPAQLAGIVLGGGFSSRLMQNLREDKGYTYGARGGLNALRAGGIVQASADVRNEVTGAAIGEFIYEFGKLNDYPVPAQELEDTKRYVAGGYLIGNQMQASVASSLASNWLYGLPPQFLGEYVPKVRAVGAEQIQAAAKKYYATKDQSIVVVGDYKAVQSQLKEYGEFKLEK
- a CDS encoding acyl-CoA thioesterase, coding for MKGQQRELNLRFLAQPTDVNYGGKVHGGMVMKWIDQAGYAAAVGWSGKYSVTVAVGGIRFVAPIRISDLVTVHTKLILTGNSSMHFAVDVKARDPGLDDGEPEERLCTHCVIVFVAMDQVEGKPTAVPSWTPETEDDKRLAEYALKVMELSKGIEATVERYVHEGEPGK